The window cacaaccagcaagtatctgaggccagattttaactcatatagacaaatcttcctgattccaagcccagtgctctatccactacaccaccaatAGCAATAACAAGTGAGTCACTCTACTTTAACcttaattgaaaaaatagaaaatgaattttaaaatcattagaAGAAAAATCTATGGCAGCAGGatcaaagagcttatagtttaCCCCCAAATTCTGTTAGCTTTGCCTTGGTTTGTAAGGCTACACACCActgtcctttctctcctccacactttctcttgattttcagggaaacaatgaaaagtcCTGGCAAAATGATTCTCCCACACTTTTTTATATTGGGCACTGATAGGCTTCAAAACAGTATCATCAGGTAGTCTGAACTACATTCTGAACAGATTATTATAGCCCCTTCTCAGTATGTGCATAGTCCTGCTCACTGATTTGGCTGTGATCTTAACACTAACAGTCAACATTTACTAACTTCAAAAAGCGTTTTCAAAGCAAAAGGTATTTAGAAAAGACTTCTGAGAAATTCCTACACCTTCATctcaattttttcttctgaaagtttGTCTTAGCCAAAAAACAActatgaagaggaaaaggaaggggttCAAGCCTAGTGGGTTTTACCTACAAATTCTTATTCAAAGTTTATCAAATGGCCAGCATGTGACTATGGTACCCCCCCCTACCATGTTatctgagggagaaaaaaaacaaagataagaaggcagaggaaagaacaagaaatagaaaacaagagtaataatgataacaatagctggtgtttatataatgcttttaaagtttgcaaaatgctttacacatgttatctctCATTTAAGCCTtacaataaccctttgaggtaggtggtaCTACCCAGTCAATAGGGAGAGAAAGCAATGGAGAGAGATCATACAGGAAAACAGAAGGATAACAGCCTATAGGGAAAATGATAGAGAAGAATGCAGGTGGGAACACTGACTTGCCCTGTTCCTGACTCCTGAGGCCTCCCTTCTCATCATAACGATAAAAATGTCTCCTATTTAAGTTGGGGGAGGATTCCCCCTTTCCCTGTAGTCTCTCTTTCAGAGTAGCTGCTGAGCTAAGCCAATTCCCTAGTActacgcgcacacacacacacaacacacacacacagagacaaagagagaggaatggatggatagacagatagatattgAGAAATATTGAGACACAGACagaaatttacattattttacaAGTTTAACAAAAATTTCTAAACACCCACCATGAATAAGAATACATCACAAAAGATTTATAAAACTAATAAAAGTCAGATTTTAATCCTAAAAGATTAATCTTTGTCATACCTGCTGAAACAATAGCTCCTCTTCTTTCAAATGTTCCAACATTTCCTGCTCCATCCTAGCTATTTCTTGCTCTCGGTGCAACTGAGCCAGTTCCATTTGCCGCtagcaatatattttaaaaaaaattctatgaatcGTTAAAAATACACCAATCAGACCATCTGACTTGGTTGTTTGCCCTCCTGCATACTCACCAATTCTTCCGCAACCATATTATCTTTATATTTGTAAAGCCAGAATGCTAAGTACTCTATTGGGTCTACTGGTTGAAATTTGACGACATCTGCAAGGGCTTGACACAAGCAGCTGCCAAGGAACTTTCGAAGGTATCTGGACTCCATTTGTATCCACTGAAAACAGCagtgtaaataaatatattgtatCAGTGACAACTAACCATTTCAGTTAAGACAATGGCACACAATGTAGTATCAATAGTAAATGTTAAGATGTCACCAAATAATTCACAGGATggttaaagaaaggcaaaggtaAAAATGAGCACTCTATAAGAAAAATCTGTCAGCAGCAAGAAAGGTAACTGCTACTCAAAGGCCACCAAATCCCACATATGTGTGGGACCATGAATGTTTCATATATAAAGGAAAGCCTAGAAGTCAGgcttgaaagaaataaaagacaccAGGAACCCCTCGTGCTCTATATCTGGAGCCACTATCCCAATGAGCTCTCCTAAGTTTAGACAATTACACATAAATGAAGTTGCCAGAGGACTACACGGTATGTTGTGAGGGGTACTGATAACCCAAAAGTTATCTTCAAGGCTTAAAAGCCCCAAAATGTGAATTCCTTATAAACTTCCCACACTTTCTAAAGTTCCCATAAGTCATTTTTTTATCTCTCACTATAAAGAAAACATGCTATCTGGAAGAAGTAGCACACGAAGTCTTTAACAACCAACAAAAGTGCCATTTCATAGAAAGAGCACTAGTTCTGGTGTCATTAGTCTTCATTCTGAATACTGGCTTGACTTACTTATTACCTGATTGTCACTGGGTAAATCAAATAATcactctggatctcagtttcttcaactgtaaaaggaggaggttagAGTAAATCATCCATAAGATACCTTTCTAGGTGTAAGTCCTGCCAATCTCATGAACACATCTGCCATAAATTGGCATGTTgattagtcagtaaacatttataagGCACCTATTAGGTGCCAGGCATCGTGTTACgcactggaaatataaagaaaggtaaaagatagtctctcctctcaaggacctcacaggctatagggagagacaacacacaaacaactacACATGAACAAGGTAAAGACAGAATAAACTGGAAATGATTGCCAGAgtaaaggcactagaattaagggagattgggGAATCTGCAACAGGTGGGATTTTAgtggggacttgaaggaagccaggaagtagagatgagaaggaagaatatTCCAAGCATatggggacaaccagtgaaaatgcctagagacaccctttgacccagcaattccacttttaggtcttttgcccaaagaaatcatggaagggggaaagggacccacatgtacaaaaatatttatagctgctctttacgtggtagcaaggaattggaagttgagggggtgcccatcaattggggaatggctggacaagttgtggtatatgaatacaatggaatactattgtgctgtaagaaatgatgagcaggaagagttcagagaaacctggagggtcttacgtgagctgatgatgagtgagatgagcagaaccagaagaacattgtacacagtatcatcaacattgagtgttgacctactgtgatggactatattcttctcaccaatgcaatggtacagaagagttccagggaactcatgatagaagaggatctccaaatccaaggaaagaaagaactgtggagtatagatgctgattgaacaatattatttcttttgttttgggtgctgttgtttttttttttcccattttgaggttttgcatcactgctctgattttttctcttgtaacaggattaatgcagaaataggattaatgttattatgtgtatatatatgtgtgtgtgtgtatatatctatatctatatgtatatgtatagagatatatagacataacctatatcagattacctgctgtctaggggaggggggagggaggggagggagggagaaaaatctgaaattgtaaagcttgtataaacaaaagttgagaactatctttacatgtaacagaaaaaataaaataccttatacattaaaaagaaaaaaagaaaaaaaaaagaaaatgcctagagacaagagatggagtcTCTTGtccaaggaagagaaagggggagggttTTTTGCAAGGGGGTAAGGGGAAGAAGAAGTAACAGAGGGAGTAAGGAccctggggtggggtgagagtggcaggggaggggggtAAGGAGGGGTGGTAAACCAGTAGAggtataaagtataagaaaactggaaagtagtgaTGAGTGCCATAGATTACGAatggctttgaacaccaaacagattttatatttgatcctgaaagcaaTAGACAGAATAAGGAGTTGAGGAGGCCAGTAGGTTGTAAACCGGGGTGACTGGGAGTTTGGTAGTGCTCTGagaagtaatagagaagttaggaaaggGGAGGgctgaaggaaaaagagaatgagttaAATATAAGACGTCTACTCAGGCCATCAGCTAGCAGGATCCTAAAGAAATAACATATGATGAGTGAGATTAGAATCTTTAATTATGAAATTAGAAATGATAATACCAAGAAGGCAGTACTAGATTGGGCGGCAAAATTGAGAACCAAGCAGTCATGGGACAATAATGGtcataagtaaaaagaaaaaaatggtatgagagaaaaaaaagaaaaagatactagaaatctaataaaaagcaatgttgaaaattatctctaaatgtaactgggaaataataaaatatttatatggaaagaaaaagaaaaagataaagccTTGAGGATCAGTAGGCTTGCATTATAGTCCATGTACTGCTATCTGTTTCTGTATAACTAAGTGATCAGTTATGTTTTGTAGGGAGACAGAACAgtggtcttcaaatatttaagaattcttttttgaGAGAGGAAATAGATATATTCTGTGTTGCTCCAAAAAGACAGACTAGACAATAGGTGGAAATAATGTCAATAAGCAGATGGCAGATCAACAATAAGGAAAAACCAACAGCTGTCACACAGTAATACGGCTTGCTCAGGTGGACAAGTCCCTTAGGAAAATGGTTTCCAAGCTTTATTTAATGACTCCTcctcagataaaaaaaaaaatctgacatttattttttaagaccCTGCAATTCGTTTACTTAGTTCATATTTAATTTAAGTAAAATTGTTtaaacttatatttttataatacaaaacaaatcttaaatataaaataataccagAAATACCAGTTGATTGAAAAAATTCCTTTGCAATTTTCACATTTATagcttataaaataaaaagacctattagatagaatggggcagctaggtggcaccgtggataaagcacccactctggattcaggaggacctgagttcaaatctggcctcagatatttgatactaactagctgtgtgaccttgggcaagtcacttaaccctcatttcctttcaaaaaaaaagtaaagaaaaaaagtttttaagtgtttcattaggggcagctaggtggctcaatagataaagcactggccctggattcaggaggacctgatttcaaagccagcctcagacacttgacacttactagctatgtgaccctgggcaagtcacttaaccccaattgcctcaccaaaaaaaaaaaaaaaagaaaagaaaggaaaggaaaaaaagatagaatgtCGGAATCAGAGTCAGGATGATTTTCTTGGTCTCAAAGAACCCATGTGCAAGATCAGGCAAGTTACTCagctctcagtgctctaggcaactctacaAGATCAGagcaaaataataatcataataacattATTCATATGAGAGGGTTTGTTTTTAAGGTGTGacgtttaaaatttaatgtatgtCTAAAAAGTCtaatgtggtcaccttaaattagaagctttagcaccagtctttgggcattaagcatttattaaagcataccaggtattcacgtggagttcagaacgTTAAGAGgcctgtctagcctagagttccagcctggtcaggttcttcctcaagtcctccaccatgagcctgcttcaaccacgaactcctctcaaacttagtatggaagctttttataggtctggagcagaggcggtccttacacactgcttcaagctgattggtaggcatcatccaattccattggttcactggacttgaagctGGTCTCCagctgagttcaaagtccttagcttctgagaacaataccttcttttggggggggggtggttttggttttcttcggtaaggcaattggggttaagtgacttgcccagggtcacacagctagtaagtgttaagtgtctgaggccggatttgaactcaggtaa is drawn from Dromiciops gliroides isolate mDroGli1 chromosome 2, mDroGli1.pri, whole genome shotgun sequence and contains these coding sequences:
- the DYDC1 gene encoding DPY30 domain-containing protein 1 isoform X2 codes for the protein MESRYLRKFLGSCLCQALADVVKFQPVDPIEYLAFWLYKYKDNMVAEELRQMELAQLHREQEIARMEQEMLEHLKEEELLFQQQQLELELQEKERQRLEELEKQQLEMEMLERERLALEEQLQKSEAQEEQSGEEEEQVEIPVEGVTLNDEKEGKEQ